The Schizosaccharomyces pombe strain 972h- genome assembly, chromosome: I genome contains a region encoding:
- the mpp10 gene encoding U3 snoRNP-associated protein Mpp1: protein MTELINSEPTLFLFPNKEDSKQLVEKAIEVFSNIKIPSTSPIQTIVTKGLDNWQIYNQLALAAKYALDDLPQVDVENEDEEEDSITSFQDEDDETSHQELSDNSEMNNRDDADDEFLGFSGPENLEDVDESSAEDVSGDEAEIMNEEGQQIEQKKDAFGLNDGFFDIDNFNKQTLALEEEAVEEGVLGDEDDGIDLLMDPDENMEDSEDESNGPQADSIMYEDFFGPKTAAGRRELKKKKAESKRKRTSKPDFKNDVQQNVIEENNESSDNEYATFDRVKKDLFASDEEDDVSADQLSSYERDKARLTQQIRELEAENVAKKSWTMMGEATSKGRPSNSLLDVDLEFETGAKPVPVQTEETTETLEDLIKNRIISKTFDDVPKRAPVAVTEFRPSELFELNENKSQRSLAEEYEEEFLKKSNADTYKSEADKKKEKEHEEIKALFSEVSRTLDSLASWHYVPPPPESTVEIVSNAPTLAMEDVQPTAASDTMALAPQEVYKPSNENREGETITRSGIAISSTEMDHQQKQARRRRVRRKHAEKRKQMAEKRRNSGTEQVVRQLSKSNVEVIGKGGERKKVASNSNKYHPIVSSNQLKL from the coding sequence aTGACTGAACTTATAAATTCCGAGCCAACACTCTTTTTGTTCCCGAATAAAGAGGATTCAAAGCAATTGGTTGAAAAAGCTATTGAGGTTTTctcaaatataaaaatcCCATCTACAAGTCCCATCCAAACAATTGTCACAAAAGGATTAGATAATTGGCAAATATATAACCAACTAGCATTAGCTGCCAAGTATGCATTAGATGATCTCCCTCAAGTTGATGTTGAAAACGAAgacgaagaagaagataGCATTACTTCTTTCCAGGATGAGGATGATGAAACAAGTCATCAGGAACTCTCTGACAATAGTGAAATGAACAATCGGGATGATGCtgatgatgaatttttagGGTTCTCTGGTCCAGAAAATCTAGAAGATGTCGACGAAAGTTCTGCCGAAGATGTTTCAGGAGATGAAGCTGAAATTATGAATGAAGAAGGACAACAAATCGAACAGAAAAAAGACGCATTTGGACTTAATGATggtttttttgatattgataattttaaCAAGCAAACCTTAGCTTTAGAAGAGGAAGCAGTCGAAGAGGGTGTCCTCGGCGATGAAGATGACGGTATTGACTTGTTAATGGATCCCGATGAGAATATGGAAGACTCTGAAGATGAATCAAATGGTCCTCAGGCTGACTCCATTATGTACgaagatttttttggtCCAAAAACAGCGGCCGGTCGCCGTgaactaaaaaagaaaaaggccgaatccaaaagaaaaagaacaagTAAACCggatttcaaaaatgatGTGCAACAAAATgttattgaagaaaataatgagAGCTCTGACAATGAGTATGCTACCTTTGATCGAGTGAAGAAAGATTTATTTGCTAGTGACGAAGAAGACGATGTTTCAGCTGATCAATTATCTTCTTATGAGCGCGATAAAGCCCGTTTGACTCAGCAAATTCGTGAGCTCGAGGCTGAAAACGTTGCCAAGAAGTCCTGGACCATGATGGGGGAGGCAACGTCTAAAGGACGACCTTCTAATTCACTGTTAGACGTTGATTTGGAATTTGAAACTGGTGCTAAACCTGTCCCTGTACAAACGGAAGAGACTACTGAGACATTAGaagatttaattaaaaaccGAATTATTTCCAAAACATTTGATGATGTACCTAAACGCGCGCCAGTTGCTGTTACTGAATTTCGACCAAGCGAATTATTCGAGTTAAACGAAAATAAGTCTCAGCGTTCTTTAGCAGAAGaatatgaagaagaattcCTTAAAAAGAGCAACGCCGACACATATAAGAGTGAAGctgataaaaagaaagaaaaagaacatGAAGAAATCAAGGCATTGTTTTCGGAAGTCAGCCGCACTTTAGATTCTCTTGCTTCTTGGCATTATGTTCCCCCTCCTCCTGAGTCTACTGTTGAAATTGTTTCTAATGCACCCACTTTAGCAATGGAGGACGTTCAGCCAACTGCTGCCTCTGACACTATGGCATTGGCTCCTCAAGAAGTTTATAAACCGTCTAATGAGAATCGTGAAGGTGAAACTATTACTCGGTCAGGTATCGCCATTTCATCGACTGAAATGGACCACCAACAAAAGCAAGCACGCCGCAGGCGGGTGCGTAGAAAACATGCTGAGAAACGTAAGCAAATGGCTgagaaaagaaggaattcCGGTACTGAACAAGTCGTTCGTCAATTATCAAAATCGAATGTTGAGGTCATTGGTAAAGGAGGTGAGCGCAAAAAGGTTGCAAGtaattcaaacaaatatCATCCGATTGTTTCTTCAAATCAGCTAAAGCTTTGA
- the pnk1 gene encoding DNA kinase/phosphatase Pnk1, which produces MSSKKRKSPPQESLTSYFEKSSKSSKKYGSQNKDSDSSSTCLQQKIEIQWSITDSLYIAKYGKLKKTKKFIAFDLDGTLIKTKSGRVFSKDAADWTWWHPSVVPKLKALYQDNYSLVIFSNQNGIPRKPSAGHTFQMKIRAIFESLDLPIVLYAAILKDKFRKPLTGMWNSFLKDVNRSIDLSFIKYVGDAAGRPGDHNSTDLKFAENIGIKFETPEQFFLGHSFVPPNFESFHPKNYLVRNSSSHPYHFKKSEHQEIVVLVGFPSSGKSTLAESQIVTQGYERVNQDILKTKSKCIKAAIEALKKEKSVVIDNTNPTIESRKMWIDIAQEFEIPIRCIHLQSSEELARHNNVFRYIHHNQKQLPEIAFNSFKSRFQMPTVEEGFTNVEEVPFKCLKDYEDTWNYWYE; this is translated from the exons ATGTCGtcgaaaaaaagaaagtctCCCCCCCAGGAATCTTTAACttcatattttgaaaaatcgtCTAAATCCTCAAAAAAGTACGGCTCTCAAAACAAAGATTCTGATTCATCCTCGACATGCCTTCAAcagaaaatagaaattcAATGGAGCATCACCGATTCATTATACATAGCAAAGTATGgaaaactaaaaaagactaaaaaatttattgcaTTTGATTTAGATGGAACGCTCATAAAAACTAAATCTGGTAGagtattttcaaaagatgCAGCTGACTGGACCTGGTGGCATCCAAGCGTTGTCCCAAAATTGAAGGCTTTATACCAAGACAATTATTCTCTTGTTATTTTCAGTAATCAAAACGGAATTCCAAGAAAACCTTCTGCCGGACATACCTTTCAGATGAAGATTCGTGCTATTTTTGAGTCATTAGATCTACCTATTGTATTGTATGCTGCCATCTTGAAAGATAAGTTTAGAAAACCATTGACAGGAATGTGgaattcctttttaaaagacGTGAACCGTTCAATTG ATTTATCTTTCATCAAATACGTAGGTGATGCTGCAGGCCGTCCGGGTGATCATAATTCAACTGATTTAAAGTTTGCTGAAAACATTGGGATTAAATTTGAGACGCCCGAGCAATTTTTCTTGGGGCATTCATTTGTGCCTCCAAACTTTGAATCATTTCATCCAAAGAATTACCTTGTAAGAAATTCTTCTTCACATCCATaccattttaaaaaatccgAGCATCAAGAAATTGTTGTTTTAGTTGGGTTTCCTTCTTCTGGGAAGAGTACTTTAGCTGAATCTCAGATTGTCACTCAAGGATACGAAAGGGTAAATCAAGACATCTTAAAAACGAAATCAAAATGCATCAAGGCTGCCATAGAGGcacttaaaaaagaaaaatcgGTTGTCATAG ACAACACAAACCCTACAATAGAATCACGAAAAATGTGGATTGACATAGCCCAAGAATTTGAGATCCCTATACGCTGCATTCATCTTCAGTCATCTGAGGAACTTGCCAGACACAACAACGTTTTCCGTTACATTCACCATAAC CAAAAACAACTTCCCGAGATAGCgtttaattctttcaaatctCGTTTTCAAATGCCAACAGTAGAAGAAGGTTTTACAAATGTTGAAGAAGTTCCTTTTAAATGCCTTAAAGACTATGAAGATACATGGAATTATTGGTACGAATAA
- the ipp1 gene encoding inorganic pyrophosphatase — protein sequence MSEYTTREVGALNTLDYQVYVEKNGTPISSWHDIPLYANAEKTILNMVVEIPRWTQAKLEITKEATLNPIKQDTKKGKLRFVRNCFPHHGYIWNYGAFPQTYEDPNVVHPETKAKGDSDPLDVCEIGEARGYTGQVKQVKVLGVMALLDEGETDWKVIVIDVNDPLAPKLNDIEDVERHMPGLIRATNEWFRIYKIPDGKPENSFAFSGECKNRKYAEEVVRECNEAWERLITGKTDAKSDFSLVNVSVTGSVANDPSVSSTIPPAQELAPAPVDPSVHKWFYISGSPL from the coding sequence ATGAGTGAATACACTACCCGTGAAGTTGGCGCTTTGAACACATTGGACTACCAAGTCTATGTTGAGAAAAATGGTACTCCTATCTCTTCTTGGCACGATATCCCCTTGTATGCCAATGCTGAGAAGACCATCTTGAACATGGTCGTTGAGATCCCTCGTTGGACTCAGGCTAAGCTTGAAATTACCAAGGAAGCTACCTTGAACCCTATCAAGCAAGATACTAAGAAGGGTAAGCTTCGTTTCGTTCGTAACTGCTTTCCTCACCACGGTTACATTTGGAACTACGGTGCTTTTCCTCAAACCTATGAGGATCCTAATGTTGTTCATCCTGAAACCAAGGCCAAGGGTGATAGCGATCCTCTCGATGTTTGTGAGATCGGTGAAGCTCGTGGCTACACCGGCCAAGTCAAGCAAGTTAAGGTCTTGGGTGTTATGGCCCTTCTTGACGAGGGTGAGACTGACTGGAAGGTTATTGTCATCGACGTTAATGACCCTTTAGCTCCTAAGCTTAATGATATTGAGGATGTTGAACGTCATATGCCTGGCTTAATCCGTGCTACTAACGAGTGGTTCCGCATTTACAAGATCCCCGATGGCAAGCCTGAAAATTCCTTTGCTTTCAGTGGTGAATGCAAGAACCGTAAGTATGCTGAAGAAGTTGTTCGTGAGTGCAATGAAGCTTGGGAGCGCCTTATTACCGGTAAGACTGATGCCAAGTCTGACTTTTCTTTGGTCAATGTTTCAGTCACTGGATCTGTTGCCAATGACCCTTCCGTTTCCAGCACTATTCCTCCTGCTCAAGAGCTCGCTCCTGCTCCTGTTGATCCCAGCGTTCACAAATGGTTCTACATTTCTGGCTCTCCTCTTTAA
- a CDS encoding hydrolase, giving the protein MNTSQDVNAEAANERSALLPRFLGSHRGNVPENTDTYALTPLFYWIRSTSVGLLLITIICHLFLLLNIFISIPIISHLSPGFMPVGFTALAAILLAMQIMFVYSPNAPERVTQRIICFLLAIDVLVVFLSPILRHREGWRSNAFVLWAFLMSLWIVITDLMLFRQYKEEHPDYDAIAHRGYYWSWSPSTWPWRQVGSLTASTILSVILTILTIHTLVTLIMRAYDGALSAPGQLYTVTDSKARVHLECFGSSSSNNKTTVLVEGGEVSVHPFKEWLLNLQHTSPDLYEESKDFEGYENDVKPYLSPDTRVCVWDRPGMGWSDNIGSPSSVGIVMDLLTEALAQADVSGPYVLVAHGIGGVYSNVFAARHLSEVKGIVFVDAGSVQTLKDSGQFLSRFLLFVRGWLSPLGINRIFGSIFMGKTRQDRVYGMYSWTSDRWVKSKIEESLTGPSFSRYELQSAQSVLPKDLPVSVISAGKSMKRFKKWPDEQRQLSKLTQRTVWDIVNNAPHDVWLSDDGGDLIMKRLGEIIYGGWPN; this is encoded by the coding sequence ATGAATACTTCTCAAGACGTGAACGCAGAAGCTGCTAACGAAAGATCGGCTCTGCTGCCCAGGTTTCTGGGATCGCATAGAGGCAATGTTCCTGAAAACACTGATACGTATGCTTTGACACCTCTCTTTTATTGGATTCGTAGCACCTCGGTTGGATTACTGTTAATTACTATAATATGCCATctatttttacttcttaatattttcatctCCATCCCGATTATTAGCCATTTATCTCCGGGTTTTATGCCCGTTGGCTTCACCGCGCTAGCTGCCATTTTACTAGCCATGCAAATTATGTTTGTATACTCACCAAATGCGCCCGAAAGAGTTACACAACGAATCATTTGTTTCCTTTTAGCCATCGATGTTTTAGTCGTTTTTCTTAGCCCAATTCTTCGTCATAGAGAAGGATGGCGAAGCAACGCTTTCGTTCTTTGGGCTTTCTTAATGAGCCTATGGATTGTGATTACTGATCTTATGCTTTTCCGCCAATACAAGGAGGAACATCCGGACTACGATGCAATTGCACACCGTGGGTATTATTGGTCTTGGTCCCCATCAACGTGGCCTTGGAGACAAGTTGGCAGTCTTACTGCCTCTACGATATTATCCGTCATTTTGACCATCCTGACCATCCACACTCTCGTCACACTCATTATGCGTGCTTACGATGGAGCCCTTTCTGCTCCTGGTCAGTTGTATACCGTTACCGATAGTAAAGCAAGAGTCCATTTGGAATGCTTTGGAAGTTCTTCTTCCAACAACAAAACAACTGTTTTAGTAGAGGGTGGTGAGGTTTCAGTTCATCCTTTCAAAGAATGGCTCTTAAATCTTCAACATACCTCTCCTGATCTTTATGAGGAAAGTAAGGATTTCGAAGGTTATGAAAATGATGTTAAGCCTTACCTTTCACCTGATACACGTGTTTGTGTTTGGGATCGCCCAGGAATGGGATGGTCCGACAATATTGGTTCTCCATCCTCCGTTGGAATTGTCATGGATTTGCTAACGGAAGCACTTGCTCAAGCAGATGTCAGCGGTCCGTATGTGCTTGTCGCTCATGGAATCGGCGGTGTTTACTCCAATGTATTTGCCGCTCGCCATCTATCTGAGGTGAAAGGAATAGTGTTCGTTGATGCTGGGTCTGTTCAGACCTTGAAGGATTCCGGTCAGTTCCTATCCcgctttcttctttttgttcGCGGTTGGCTTTCACCTTTGGGGATCAACCGTATTTTTGGTTCAATCTTTATGGGCAAAACTCGTCAAGACCGAGTGTACGGCATGTATTCATGGACCTCGGATCGTTGGGTTAAGagtaaaattgaagaatcGCTTACCGGCCCTAGTTTCTCTAGATATGAGTTACAGTCGGCTCAATCTGTGTTACCCAAAGATCTTCCTGTTAGCGTTATTAGTGCAGGAAAAAGCATGAAGCGTTTCAAAAAGTGGCCAGATGAACAGCGACAGCTAAGTAAGTTAACTCAGCGCACAGTTTGGGATATTGTTAACAATGCTCCCCATGATGTGTGGTTGAGTGATGATGGTGGTGATTTAATTATGAAACGTTTGGGAGAGATTATATACGGTGGGTGGCCCAATTAG
- a CDS encoding uncharacterized protein (Schizosaccharomyces pombe specific protein), translating to MASHFLFTGKPWLQEKTPRLHLHPTWDLKASKSLARFPYTPLESLLAPISAFHPTYLNSAAPSKAQSHPVLLAAGVGGIVVRCPSRKPIYRTTRIQYLLLISHFTTALFK from the coding sequence ATGGCATCccactttctttttactgGGAAACCTTGGCTTCAAGAGAAGACGCCTCGCCTTCACCTTCATCCCACTTGGGACCTTAAAGCTTCCAAAAGTCTTGCTCGTTTCCCTTATACGCCACTTGAAAGTCTTTTGGCCCCCATTTCGGCCTTTCACCCCACTTACCTAAATAGCGCAGCCCCGTCGAAGGCTCAGAGCCATCCAGTATTGCTCGCCGCTGGAGTAGGTGGAATAGTAGTTAGATGCCCCAGTCGGAAACCGATATATCGTACCACTCGAATTCAGTATCTCTTGTTAATCTCCCACTTTACAACTGCactatttaaataa
- the php3 gene encoding CCAAT-binding factor complex subunit Php3 has product MSADGLDYTNLLPIANVARIMKSALPENAKISKEAKDCVQDCVSEFISFVTGEASEQCTQEKRKTITGEDVLLALNTLGFENYAEVLKISLTKYREQQARSASMKETKQSRSEEPQ; this is encoded by the exons ATGAGCGCAGACGGGTTGGATTACACCAATCTCCTACCAATTGCAAATGTCGCGCGTATCATGAAATCGGCACTTCCCGAAAACGCCAAGATTTCCAAG GAAGCTAAAGACTGCGTCCAAGATTGCGTTAGTGAGTTTATTTCCTTTGTTACTGGTGAAG CATCTGAACAATGCACtcaagaaaagagaaagacAATTACTGGTGAAGATGTTTTATTGGCTTTAAATACCCTTGGGTTCGAAAATTATGCCGAAGTTTTAAAGATTTCTCTCACCAAATACAGAGAG CAACAAGCAAGATCTGCTAGCATGAAAGAAACTAAACAAAGCCGGTCCGAAGAGCCTCAGTAA